GTGGCCTCGCCCGATCCGACTCGGTCTCACTTCGACGCCCAGGACTACATGGAATCCGATGGCTTAGAATCCCGGGATGGACGAGAAGACAAGCTCCAAGGAGCTGGTCTCTTATCTCACGCTGCGAAAGGTCGTGGGAGTCCTGGGAGTTCTGCTGCCGCTCCTCTGCCTCGGCTTCGGGCTGTACCACAGCCTCGAGGATTCGATCAGCGACTACTACGGAACGAGCGTCCGGGACCTTTTCGTCGGCATCCTGTTCGCCATCGCTTGGTTCATGTTCACCTACAAAGGCTACGAGCGGAAGGACGACCTCGCTGGAGATCTCGCCTGTTTCTTCGCTCTGGGGGTGGCGCTCTTTCCCACCACCAGCGCGAGGCTCTGGATTCGCACCGTTCACTTCGTCTGCGCCGCCGCCCTGCTGCTCGTCCTCTCGTACT
Above is a window of Vicinamibacteria bacterium DNA encoding:
- a CDS encoding DUF998 domain-containing protein, producing the protein MDEKTSSKELVSYLTLRKVVGVLGVLLPLLCLGFGLYHSLEDSISDYYGTSVRDLFVGILFAIAWFMFTYKGYERKDDLAGDLACFFALGVALFPTTSARLWIRTVHFVCAAALLLVLSYFSLRLFTKTGGSPTPQKLQRNKVYRVCGWIMLACIGSILFYYLFLEESALAALKPVFWLESFALWAFGVSWTIKGEMLLQDKP